In Polaribacter sp. L3A8, a genomic segment contains:
- a CDS encoding cell division protein ZapA, whose product MGKLKINVVIAGRTYPLSVNNTKEEEGMRKAATAINKLISMYEENYAVSDKQDVLAMCALQFASKVEIASLEKDSTDREVVDKIKELTNIVDSHLK is encoded by the coding sequence GTGGGAAAACTTAAAATTAATGTTGTTATAGCAGGTAGAACCTATCCTTTAAGTGTGAATAACACAAAAGAAGAGGAAGGCATGAGAAAAGCCGCAACCGCTATTAATAAATTAATTTCTATGTACGAAGAAAATTATGCCGTTAGCGATAAACAAGATGTTTTAGCTATGTGTGCTTTGCAATTTGCTTCGAAAGTAGAAATAGCATCATTAGAAAAGGATTCTACAGATAGAGAAGTAGTAGATAAAATAAAAGAGTTAACTAATATAGTTGATTCTCATTTAAAATAA
- the rny gene encoding ribonuclease Y, translating into MDGMILPIIVGVLIGIAVGFLIANALEKAKGKKILSGTRKEAATILKEAKIDADSVKKEKILQAKEKFIELKAEHEKVILSREKKISDVEKRIRDRESQVASEVDKNKRLNKSLEHKEGEFNKKLDFLENKESELEKMHKRHVDMLEQISGLSAEDAKKELISSLKDEAKTEAMAFVQTSIEEAKLTAEQEARKVILGTIQRVGVEQAVENCVSVFNLESDDVKGRIIGREGRNIRALEAATGVEIIVDDTPEAIILSCFDPVRREIARLAMHKLVTDGRIHPARIEEVVKKTENQITQEIIEVGKRTVIDLGIHGLHPELIKTVGRMKYRSSYGQNLLQHSREVANLCGIMAAEMGLNAKVAKRAGLLHDIGKVPDTESELPHALLGMQWAEKYGEKPDVCNAIGAHHDEIEMKTLIAPIVQVCDAISGARPGARRQVLDSYIQRLKDLENIAFGFAGVQKAYAIQAGRELRVMVESGKVNDTKAAELSFSISQKIQNDMTYPGQVKVTVIRETRAVNVAK; encoded by the coding sequence ATGGATGGAATGATACTTCCCATTATTGTGGGAGTTTTGATAGGAATTGCAGTAGGATTTTTAATTGCAAATGCTTTAGAAAAGGCGAAAGGGAAAAAGATACTTAGTGGTACAAGAAAAGAAGCCGCTACAATTTTAAAAGAGGCAAAAATAGATGCAGATTCTGTAAAAAAAGAAAAAATATTACAAGCTAAAGAGAAGTTTATTGAATTAAAAGCAGAGCATGAAAAAGTAATTCTTAGTAGAGAAAAAAAGATTTCTGATGTAGAGAAGCGTATTAGAGATAGAGAGTCTCAAGTGGCGTCTGAAGTTGATAAAAATAAAAGATTAAATAAATCTTTAGAACATAAAGAAGGAGAGTTTAATAAAAAGTTAGACTTTTTAGAGAATAAAGAATCAGAACTAGAAAAAATGCACAAGCGTCATGTAGATATGCTAGAGCAAATTTCTGGTTTATCTGCAGAAGATGCTAAAAAAGAATTGATATCATCTTTAAAAGATGAGGCAAAAACAGAAGCAATGGCTTTTGTACAAACTTCTATTGAAGAAGCTAAATTAACTGCTGAACAAGAAGCTAGAAAAGTTATTTTAGGAACCATACAAAGAGTAGGTGTAGAGCAAGCCGTAGAAAACTGTGTATCTGTATTTAACTTAGAGTCTGATGATGTTAAAGGAAGAATTATTGGTAGAGAAGGGCGTAATATTAGAGCTTTAGAAGCTGCAACAGGTGTAGAGATTATTGTTGATGATACTCCAGAAGCAATTATTCTTTCTTGTTTTGATCCTGTTCGTAGAGAGATTGCTAGATTGGCAATGCATAAGTTAGTAACCGATGGTAGAATTCATCCTGCAAGGATAGAAGAGGTTGTTAAGAAGACAGAGAACCAAATTACACAAGAGATTATAGAAGTTGGTAAAAGAACTGTAATAGATTTAGGGATTCATGGGTTACATCCAGAATTGATAAAAACGGTTGGTAGAATGAAATACCGTTCTTCTTATGGACAAAATTTATTACAACACTCTAGAGAAGTAGCAAACCTTTGTGGTATAATGGCTGCAGAAATGGGCTTAAATGCAAAAGTAGCAAAACGTGCAGGTTTGTTGCATGATATTGGTAAAGTACCAGATACAGAAAGTGAATTGCCGCATGCATTATTAGGAATGCAATGGGCAGAAAAATATGGTGAAAAACCAGATGTTTGCAACGCTATTGGTGCTCACCATGATGAAATAGAGATGAAAACGTTAATAGCGCCAATTGTACAAGTTTGTGATGCTATTTCAGGAGCAAGACCAGGAGCAAGACGTCAGGTATTAGATTCTTACATTCAACGTTTAAAAGATTTAGAAAATATTGCATTTGGTTTTGCAGGTGTTCAGAAAGCGTATGCTATTCAGGCAGGACGTGAACTACGTGTAATGGTAGAAAGTGGTAAAGTAAATGATACCAAAGCAGCAGAATTGTCTTTTAGTATCTCTCAAAAAATACAAAACGATATGACGTATCCAGGTCAGGTAAAAGTAACTGTTATTAGAGAAACTAGAGCGGTTAATGTAGCTAAGTAA
- a CDS encoding TerC family protein: MLGILFTLLMLILLQAVLGFDNLLYISLESKKAPEAEQKRVRKVGILIAIVLRIVLLFVLVSIIDFFQEPFSFLSGGIKDVIHFAFNGHSIIVLLGGGFIIYTAIKEIWHMISTKGLEVSEMATGKSSKSANAVITSIVIMNLVFSFDSILAAIGLTSEIESATTAFIVMAIAIVISGLLMLIMADKISTFLSKNRMYEVLGLFILFIVGIMLVTEGGHLAHLKLFGEEIVPMSKTTFYFVLAILIIVDVVQGRYQKKLLSQK; the protein is encoded by the coding sequence ATGTTAGGAATTCTTTTTACATTATTAATGCTCATCTTATTACAAGCTGTGCTTGGTTTTGACAACTTATTATATATTTCGCTAGAATCTAAAAAAGCGCCTGAAGCAGAACAAAAGAGAGTTAGAAAAGTAGGGATTTTAATCGCTATCGTATTAAGAATTGTTTTACTTTTTGTATTAGTTTCTATTATTGATTTTTTTCAAGAACCATTTTCTTTCTTATCCGGAGGCATAAAAGATGTTATACATTTTGCATTTAACGGCCATAGTATTATTGTACTTCTTGGAGGTGGTTTTATCATCTACACTGCTATTAAAGAGATTTGGCACATGATTTCTACAAAAGGACTTGAAGTATCAGAAATGGCTACCGGTAAAAGTAGTAAATCTGCCAATGCTGTTATTACAAGTATAGTAATTATGAACTTAGTTTTTTCTTTCGACTCTATTTTAGCTGCCATTGGTCTTACTAGCGAAATAGAAAGCGCTACAACCGCTTTTATTGTTATGGCAATTGCTATTGTAATAAGTGGATTATTAATGCTTATTATGGCCGATAAAATATCTACTTTCTTATCAAAAAATAGAATGTACGAAGTACTTGGTTTGTTTATCCTTTTTATTGTTGGAATTATGTTGGTTACAGAAGGCGGACATTTAGCCCATCTAAAACTGTTTGGAGAAGAAATTGTACCAATGAGTAAAACAACATTCTACTTTGTATTGGCTATTTTAATAATTGTGGATGTTGTACAAGGAAGATACCAAAAGAAGTTACTTTCTCAAAAATAA
- a CDS encoding sulfite exporter TauE/SafE family protein — MPNLDIILSFDNWFIVLLFFIVAILYAAVGFGGGSSYLAILALTGIVFTQIRATSLLCNIVVVIGNVFLFYQQKEINWKKVIPLITFSIPLAYLGGYLKISQEFFFILLGLTLLIAAITMWTSKKISSSDEINNNSTPIRNASFGGIIGFISGMVGIGGGIFLAPLLHLTNWDTPKKIAATASIFILVNSIAGLLGQYSNPDFIIDWNLTSVLLITVFIGGQIGRRVSKNYFSPVQLKKATAILIAFVSLRILWKYLFM, encoded by the coding sequence ATGCCGAATTTAGACATCATATTATCTTTTGATAACTGGTTTATTGTTTTATTATTTTTTATTGTTGCCATTTTATATGCTGCCGTAGGGTTTGGAGGAGGCTCTAGCTATTTGGCTATTTTAGCATTAACAGGTATTGTTTTTACTCAAATTAGAGCAACATCTCTTTTGTGTAACATTGTAGTGGTTATTGGAAACGTGTTTTTATTTTATCAACAAAAAGAAATTAATTGGAAAAAAGTGATTCCTCTAATTACATTTAGTATTCCTTTAGCTTATTTGGGTGGGTACTTAAAAATAAGTCAAGAATTCTTTTTTATTTTACTTGGTCTCACGCTACTTATTGCCGCAATTACAATGTGGACTTCAAAAAAAATATCTTCTTCGGATGAAATAAACAACAATTCAACACCTATAAGAAACGCTAGTTTTGGAGGTATTATAGGCTTCATTTCTGGTATGGTTGGTATTGGAGGTGGTATTTTTTTAGCGCCACTTTTACATCTTACAAATTGGGATACTCCCAAAAAAATAGCCGCTACTGCAAGTATTTTTATACTCGTAAATTCTATTGCTGGCTTGTTGGGGCAATATTCTAATCCAGATTTTATTATTGATTGGAACTTAACTTCTGTGTTATTAATTACCGTTTTTATTGGCGGACAAATAGGTCGTAGAGTGAGTAAGAACTATTTTTCTCCTGTGCAATTAAAAAAAGCAACGGCTATTTTAATTGCCTTTGTAAGCTTACGTATTCTGTGGAAGTATCTTTTTATGTAA